A region of Paenibacillus thiaminolyticus DNA encodes the following proteins:
- a CDS encoding HIT family protein, which translates to MGKMITLADGRTIEAECLSCALTSGQIEPRGGTIAETEYFHAHQDVAYPIPGLVIVAAKRHFYGLDEMTAEERSDYITFVHNIRTVQRQQM; encoded by the coding sequence GTGGGAAAAATGATTACATTGGCCGACGGCCGCACGATTGAGGCGGAATGCTTAAGCTGCGCCCTCACGAGCGGACAAATCGAGCCTCGCGGGGGAACGATTGCGGAGACCGAGTATTTCCATGCGCATCAAGATGTCGCTTATCCGATACCGGGGCTCGTCATCGTCGCTGCCAAAAGGCATTTCTACGGATTGGATGAGATGACGGCGGAAGAGCGGTCGGATTACATCACTTTCGTCCACAACATACGGACGGTGCAGCGTCAGCAGATGTAA
- the gntK gene encoding gluconokinase → MSSKKYMIGIDMGTTSTKAVLFEENGQAVARGSEEYPLYTPNSTIAEQDPEQIFQAVLRSVRQAMSESGAGPDDILFLSFSSAMHSVIAVDAEGRPLTPCITWADNRSGEYTARLKREQVGHDLYLRTGTPIHPMSPLTKLMWMRHEEQELFAKTYKFISIKEYVVAKLFGEYVVDYSIASATGMLNLEKLDWDEEALQLAGISPEKLSILVPTTYQLTTMNAAYADAMGIAASTPGIVGASDGVLSNLGVNAIEPGVVAATIGTSGAIRTVVDHPVTDPKGRIFCYALTDKHWVIGGPVNNGGMLFRWVRDELAASEVEAAKRLGIDSYDLLTKIAEQVRPGADGLLFHPYLTGERAPLWNPNARGSFFGLTMHHRKEHMIRAVLEGVIFNLYTVLLAMEEQMGRPRKIHATGGFARSALWRQMMADIFDQEVVVPESIESSCLGAVVLGLYATGRADSLGVVSGMVGSTHEHQPNPDNAAIYHELLPIYISIFRKLEDEYEAIARLQRKWLEA, encoded by the coding sequence ATGAGCAGTAAAAAGTACATGATCGGCATCGATATGGGGACGACGAGCACCAAGGCGGTCTTGTTCGAAGAGAACGGCCAAGCGGTCGCCAGGGGCAGTGAGGAATACCCTCTGTACACGCCGAATTCGACGATTGCCGAGCAGGATCCGGAGCAAATCTTCCAGGCGGTCCTCCGTTCCGTCCGTCAGGCGATGTCAGAGAGCGGAGCCGGCCCGGATGACATTCTGTTCCTTTCCTTCAGTTCGGCGATGCACAGCGTGATCGCTGTCGATGCCGAAGGCAGACCGCTCACGCCCTGCATTACCTGGGCGGATAACCGGAGCGGCGAATATACCGCGCGGCTGAAGCGGGAACAGGTCGGACATGACTTGTACTTGCGCACGGGAACGCCGATTCATCCGATGTCTCCGCTAACGAAGCTAATGTGGATGCGGCATGAAGAACAGGAGCTGTTCGCCAAGACCTATAAATTTATCTCCATCAAAGAGTATGTTGTCGCCAAGCTGTTCGGCGAATATGTGGTCGACTATTCCATTGCTTCGGCTACCGGCATGCTGAATTTGGAGAAGCTGGATTGGGATGAAGAGGCGCTCCAGCTTGCCGGAATCTCCCCGGAGAAGCTGTCGATCCTCGTGCCGACAACCTACCAGTTGACGACTATGAATGCGGCCTATGCGGATGCCATGGGAATCGCCGCCTCTACGCCCGGGATTGTCGGAGCCAGCGATGGCGTTCTCTCTAATCTCGGGGTCAATGCGATTGAGCCGGGCGTCGTCGCAGCGACGATCGGCACGAGCGGCGCGATTCGCACAGTTGTCGATCATCCGGTAACCGACCCGAAGGGAAGAATTTTTTGTTACGCCTTGACGGACAAGCATTGGGTTATCGGAGGCCCGGTCAATAACGGCGGGATGCTGTTCCGCTGGGTCCGGGATGAGCTGGCTGCTTCGGAGGTAGAGGCCGCGAAGCGGCTCGGCATCGATTCCTATGATCTGCTGACGAAGATAGCAGAACAAGTAAGACCGGGGGCGGACGGCTTGCTCTTCCATCCGTATCTGACCGGGGAGCGGGCGCCGCTCTGGAATCCGAATGCGCGCGGCTCCTTCTTCGGCTTGACGATGCATCACCGGAAGGAGCATATGATCCGGGCCGTCCTCGAGGGCGTAATTTTCAATCTGTATACCGTGCTGCTGGCGATGGAAGAGCAGATGGGACGTCCGCGCAAAATCCATGCGACCGGCGGCTTCGCCCGCTCGGCTCTGTGGCGGCAGATGATGGCGGATATATTCGATCAGGAGGTCGTTGTGCCGGAGAGCATCGAGAGCTCTTGTCTCGGCGCTGTCGTGCTCGGCTTATATGCGACCGGAAGGGCCGATTCCTTGGGGGTGGTATCCGGCATGGTCGGGTCCACGCATGAGCATCAGCCTAATCCGGATAATGCCGCAATTTATCATGAATTGCTCCCAATTTATATTTCTATCTTCCGTAAGCTGGAGGATGAGTACGAAGCGATCGCCCGGCTCCAGAGAAAATGGCTGGAGGCATAA